A single genomic interval of Rhizobium leguminosarum bv. trifolii WSM1325 harbors:
- a CDS encoding Cyclopropane-fatty-acyl-phospholipid synthase (PFAM: Cyclopropane-fatty-acyl-phospholipid synthase; Methyltransferase type 11; Methyltransferase type 12~KEGG: rec:RHECIAT_CH0001866 cyclopropane-fatty-acyl-phospholipid synthase protein), producing the protein MSKAQDWNLLARDAVTLTAENMSRMVKGLPFKAKLALRGLLHMQHGSLAVTLPDGRRLLVEGKKAGPKAALSLHNWNLAYRALTSGTIGVAETYMDGDWDSPDIAAFLELFLVNGEAVYSYAHGKGGLGRLFERVRHWMNTNTKTGSKRNISAHYDLGNDFYREWLDPSMTYSSALYSTGANDLQSAQNAKYRALAEATGIGPGDHVLEIGCGWGGFAEFAASELNCKVTGLTISREQLAFAEERIRKAGLDDRVEFRFQDYRDEAGLYDRIVSIEMFEAVGEKYWPSYFSKLRQCLKPGGKAGLQIITIKDESFDQYRSNPDFIQKYVFPGGMLPTRNHLAELAGKVDLSLVKDFGFGLDYARTLAEWRERFWSVWERIRPMGFDERFKRLWEFYLFYCEAGFRARNIDVRQVVFARR; encoded by the coding sequence ATGAGCAAGGCGCAGGACTGGAATCTGCTGGCTCGTGATGCTGTGACGCTGACGGCCGAAAACATGTCCCGCATGGTGAAGGGTCTGCCCTTCAAGGCAAAGCTGGCGCTGCGCGGACTTCTGCATATGCAGCACGGTTCGCTTGCCGTTACCCTTCCCGACGGCCGCAGGCTGCTGGTCGAGGGCAAGAAGGCCGGGCCAAAGGCGGCGCTCAGCCTCCACAACTGGAACCTTGCCTATCGAGCGCTGACGAGCGGCACGATCGGGGTCGCCGAAACCTATATGGACGGCGATTGGGACAGCCCTGATATCGCCGCCTTCCTCGAACTCTTCCTCGTCAACGGCGAGGCCGTATACAGCTATGCGCATGGCAAGGGCGGTCTTGGCCGCCTGTTCGAGCGCGTCCGCCATTGGATGAACACCAACACCAAGACGGGCTCGAAGCGCAACATTTCCGCTCATTACGATCTCGGCAACGATTTCTACAGGGAATGGCTCGATCCGAGCATGACCTATTCTTCTGCACTCTATTCGACCGGCGCCAACGATCTGCAATCGGCCCAGAACGCCAAATACCGGGCGCTTGCCGAGGCGACCGGCATCGGGCCCGGCGATCATGTGCTGGAGATCGGCTGCGGCTGGGGCGGGTTTGCCGAATTTGCGGCGAGTGAGCTGAACTGCAAGGTGACGGGGCTGACGATCAGCCGCGAGCAGCTCGCCTTTGCCGAGGAGCGCATTCGCAAAGCCGGCCTCGATGACCGCGTGGAATTCCGCTTTCAGGATTACCGCGATGAGGCAGGGCTCTACGACCGGATCGTCTCGATCGAGATGTTCGAAGCGGTCGGCGAGAAATACTGGCCGTCCTATTTCTCCAAGCTCAGGCAATGTCTGAAGCCGGGCGGGAAGGCTGGGCTGCAGATCATCACGATCAAGGACGAGTCCTTCGACCAGTATCGCAGCAACCCCGACTTCATCCAGAAATATGTCTTTCCCGGCGGTATGCTGCCGACGCGCAATCATCTGGCCGAACTTGCCGGCAAGGTCGACCTGTCGCTGGTCAAGGACTTCGGCTTCGGGCTCGATTACGCCCGCACGCTGGCCGAATGGCGCGAGCGTTTCTGGTCGGTCTGGGAACGCATCCGCCCGATGGGCTTCGACGAGCGTTTCAAGCGGCTCTGGGAATTCTATCTGTTTTATTGCGAGGCCGGCTTCCGTGCCCGCAATATAGATGTGCGCCAAGTCGTGTTCGCGCGCCGTTGA
- a CDS encoding protein of unknown function DUF1365 (PFAM: protein of unknown function DUF1365~KEGG: rec:RHECIAT_CH0001867 hypothetical protein): MTELGEKRGMNAVANGPPPDAAAGLYVGEIMHQRMKPFGHRFRYRVFSLLVDLDRLDEAGRLSMLFSVNGRNLVSFQEKDHAETRNTSLRAYADRLLAEAGLDRADRILLVCYPRILGYVFNPLSVYHAYDAAGAVIAMIYEVRNTFGERHSYVCPVGRGEMSESGLRQSCDKLFHVSPFIGMAARYHFRMLPPGKEIRWRILETDSEGPLLSATFSGRQVPLTNASLLGLTARIPILTFKIMTGIHWEALKLWLKGARYVRRPAPPPEVSVRQTRPLAEAAE, from the coding sequence ATGACAGAGCTCGGCGAAAAGCGTGGCATGAACGCGGTGGCCAACGGCCCTCCACCGGATGCCGCCGCAGGTCTCTATGTCGGCGAGATCATGCATCAACGCATGAAACCCTTCGGCCATCGCTTCCGCTACCGTGTCTTCTCGCTGCTTGTCGATCTCGACAGGCTGGACGAGGCTGGCCGGCTATCGATGCTGTTTTCCGTCAACGGGCGCAATCTCGTCTCGTTCCAGGAAAAGGACCACGCCGAAACCAGAAATACGTCGCTGCGCGCCTATGCCGACCGGCTGCTCGCCGAGGCGGGGCTCGACCGCGCCGACAGGATCCTGCTTGTCTGTTATCCCCGCATTCTCGGCTATGTCTTCAATCCGCTTTCCGTCTATCACGCCTATGATGCCGCTGGCGCAGTCATCGCGATGATCTACGAGGTGCGCAATACTTTCGGCGAGCGGCACAGCTATGTCTGTCCCGTCGGCCGTGGCGAGATGTCGGAAAGCGGGCTTCGCCAGAGCTGCGACAAGCTCTTTCACGTCTCGCCCTTTATCGGCATGGCGGCGCGCTATCATTTCCGCATGCTGCCGCCCGGTAAAGAGATCCGCTGGCGCATCCTTGAAACAGATAGTGAAGGACCGCTGCTCTCGGCGACATTTTCCGGACGGCAGGTGCCTTTGACAAACGCTTCGCTGCTGGGCTTGACGGCGCGCATACCCATCCTCACTTTCAAGATCATGACCGGAATTCATTGGGAAGCACTCAAATTGTGGCTGAAGGGCGCGCGGTATGTCAGGCGTCCTGCGCCCCCACCTGAAGTCAGCGTCCGCCAAACCCGCCCGCTTGCGGAAGCGGCGGAATGA
- a CDS encoding amine oxidase (PFAM: amine oxidase; FAD dependent oxidoreductase~KEGG: rec:RHECIAT_CH0001868 putative amine oxidase protein) produces MNAHFCPAPRRLRIAVIGSGISGASAAWALCQVHDVTLYESQARAGGHTATVDVEYDGVQIAVDTGFIVYNEQNYPNLTALFAELGIATHASDMSFSLSLDRGRLEWSGGGLSSVFAQKRNLLRPSFLWMIREILRFNRTCLEDRTAGHLASRSIGDYLDWRGFSPGFTNNYLVPMAAAIWSTPSARMLQFPAEQFVNFFDNHRLIYRRQHQWRTVTGGSRTYLDRLLQPLGERVRLSCGVRGVIRSERGVTIIDETGGEHPFDKVIFACHSDQTARLLVDATDRESRLLAAIPYQPNRVVLHRDQSLMPQRRKVWASWNYLRSSREDGKADVAVTYWMNRLQGIDNRFPLFVTLNPDREPDPHKMFAEFTYEHPQFSADAMAAQQALVTIQGQNNCYFAGAWTGYGFHEDGLVSGLAAAEALGGIIPWRTARTWEPQPDVAA; encoded by the coding sequence ATGAACGCGCACTTCTGTCCCGCTCCCCGCCGGCTGAGGATCGCCGTCATCGGCTCTGGCATCTCGGGCGCCTCCGCAGCCTGGGCACTGTGTCAGGTGCATGACGTTACGCTGTACGAAAGCCAGGCGCGGGCGGGAGGCCATACGGCGACGGTGGACGTGGAATACGACGGGGTTCAGATTGCGGTCGATACCGGCTTCATCGTCTATAACGAACAGAATTACCCCAATCTGACGGCGCTCTTTGCCGAACTCGGCATCGCGACGCATGCAAGCGATATGAGCTTTTCGCTCTCGCTCGACCGCGGCAGACTGGAATGGAGCGGCGGCGGGCTGTCCTCAGTCTTTGCGCAAAAGCGCAACCTGCTGCGGCCCTCGTTCTTGTGGATGATCCGCGAGATCCTCCGCTTCAACCGCACCTGCCTCGAAGATCGCACCGCCGGTCATCTCGCCTCGCGCTCGATCGGCGATTATCTCGACTGGCGCGGCTTCTCGCCCGGTTTCACCAACAACTATCTCGTGCCGATGGCGGCGGCGATCTGGTCGACACCATCAGCCCGCATGCTGCAGTTTCCCGCCGAGCAGTTCGTCAATTTCTTCGATAATCACCGGCTGATCTACCGCCGGCAGCACCAGTGGCGCACAGTGACCGGCGGCAGCCGCACCTATCTCGACCGGCTGCTTCAGCCGCTCGGCGAACGCGTGAGACTTTCCTGCGGCGTGCGCGGGGTCATCCGCTCCGAACGCGGCGTCACGATCATCGACGAAACGGGCGGCGAACACCCGTTCGACAAGGTGATCTTCGCCTGCCACAGCGATCAGACAGCCCGCTTGCTTGTCGATGCCACCGATCGGGAAAGCAGGCTGCTCGCCGCCATCCCCTATCAGCCGAACCGCGTCGTCCTGCACCGCGACCAGTCGCTAATGCCGCAGCGACGCAAGGTTTGGGCCTCATGGAATTATCTCCGTTCCAGCCGTGAAGATGGAAAGGCCGACGTCGCCGTGACTTACTGGATGAACCGGCTGCAAGGCATCGACAACAGATTCCCGCTGTTCGTGACCCTCAATCCCGACCGCGAGCCGGACCCCCATAAGATGTTTGCCGAATTCACCTACGAACATCCGCAGTTCTCGGCGGACGCCATGGCTGCGCAACAGGCGCTTGTCACCATTCAGGGACAGAACAATTGCTATTTCGCCGGTGCCTGGACGGGATACGGATTTCACGAGGATGGACTGGTTTCCGGTCTGGCGGCGGCAGAAGCCTTGGGCGGGATCATACCCTGGCGGACGGCCCGAACCTGGGAACCTCAACCGGACGTGGCGGCATGA